A single Cottoperca gobio chromosome 7, fCotGob3.1, whole genome shotgun sequence DNA region contains:
- the LOC115010552 gene encoding non-structural maintenance of chromosomes element 3 homolog gives MTQRKRLSNTQSSSQSKRQPSSSVPLEEEDDSTFTQPSTSQVQKGLEKFTPAQVDQKTAEVVQFFLVRDQKKIPVRRADLVKHVVKEYRNIYPEIMKRAARTFDQVFGLKMVEIDAKNHMYILINKLETVQGASPVNSPANPKMGLLFVILSVIFMKGGVVRENLIWNTLRKLRVDAGEKHEEFGDVKKVVTDEFVRQRYLEYGRIPHTEPIEHEFRWGQRAEVEVSKTKILEFMGQLHEQDPESWTQQYREAHAMSNSTQASTSSQR, from the exons ATGACGCAGAGAAAGAGGCTGTCCAACACACAGAGCTCCTCTCAGAGCAAG AGACAACCGAGCAGCTCGGTGCCtctggaagaagaagatgacTCGACCTTCACTCAGCCGAGTACGTCGCAGGTACAGAAAGGGCTGGAGAAGTTCACACCTGCACAGGTAGACCAAAAG ACAGCTGAGGTGGTGCAGTTTTTCTTGGTGAGGGACCAAAAGAAGATTCCTGTACGGCGAGCAG ACCTTGTGAAACACGTGGTGAAGGAGTACAGAAACATCTACCCTGAGATCATGAAGAGAGCAGCACGTACTTTTGACCAG GTATTTGGCCttaaaatggttgaaatagACGCCAAGAATCACATGTACATACTCATCAATAAGTTGGAGACAGTTCAAGGAGCCTCTCCAGTCAA TAGCCCCGCCAATCCAAAGATGGGTCTGCTGTTTGTGATCCTGAGTGTTATTTTCATGAAAGGAGGCGTCGTCAGAGAAA ACCTCATCTGGAACACGCTCAGGAAACTCCGAGTTGACGCCGG AGAGAAACACGAAGAGTTTGGTGACGTGAAGAAGGTGGTGACAGACGAGTTTGTGCGTCAAAG gtacctGGAGTATGGGCGGATCCCTCACACGGAGCCAATAGAGCATGAGTTTCGTTGGGGTCAACGTGCTGAAGTGGAAGTGTCAAAAACCAAAATCCTCGAGTTCATGGGTCAA CTTCATGAACAGGACCCTGAGAGCTGGACCCAGCAGTACCGAGAAGCCCACGCCATGTCCAACTCCACGCAGGCCAGCACCAGCAGCCAGAGATAA
- the LOC115011081 gene encoding mitochondrial carnitine/acylcarnitine carrier protein-like, translating to MGEEARVSPLKNFVAGGVAGACLLLAGHPLDTIKVRLQTQPKAPSAQYVLYTGAYDCFRKTVSKEGVLGLYKGMGAPLAGVAPMMAISFFGFGLGKQLQQTDPNKPLTHTQIFLSGCLGGVFTTVIVTPGERIKCLLQVQASGGKSRYAGPLDCAVRLYKAQGIRSVYKGTVLTLIRDVPSNGLYFLTYEYLKNVLTPEGQSVSQLSTPKILLAGGIAGILNWTIALPPDVLKSNFQTAPDGKYRGLLDVLRTLLREEGPRSLYKGFNAVFLRAFPANAACFLGFEMALKGLNTLAPSW from the exons ATGGGGGAAGAGGCAAGAGTTTCTCCGCTCAAGAACTTCGTGGCTGGGGGGGTCGCCGGAGCCTGTCTGCTGCTGGCCGGACACCCTCTGGACACCATCAAG gtgaggctacAGACGCAGCCCAAAGCCCCCAGCGCTCAGTATGTGCTCTACACAGGAGCGTATGACTGCTTCCGCAAGACCGTATCCAaagag gGTGTCCTCGGCCTCTATAAAGGTATGGGGGCTCCCCTGGCAGGCGTGGCTCCGATGATGGCCATCAGTTTCTTTGGGTTCGGTCTGGGTAAACAGCTCCAGCAGACAGACCCTAACAAACCCCTAAC GCACACTCAGATAttcctgtctggctgtctgGGCGGAGTCTTCACGACTGTGATTGTGACTCCAGGAGAGAGGATCAAATGTTTACTGCAG gTGCAGGCTAGCGGTGGGAAGTCGAGGTATGCGGGTCCACTTGACTGTGCAGTCCGGCTCTATAAGGCGCAGGGGATCCGcagtgtctacaaaggcacggTGCTAACGCTCATCAGAG acgTGCCTTCTAATGGTCTCTACTTCCTGACATATGAATACCTCAAAAACGTCCTGACACCTGAGGGTCAAAG CGTTTCTCAGCTCAGCACTCCCAAGATCCTCCTGGCCGGTGGCATCGCCGGGATTTTAAACTGGACGATCGCTCTTCCTCCAGATGTCCTCAAATCCAACTTCCAGACAG ctccagATGGGAAGTACAGAGGTTTGCTGGACGTCCTGAGAACGCTGCTCCGAGAGGAAGGACCTAGATCCCTCTACAAAGGCTTCAATGCCGTCTTTCTACGAGCCTTTCCTGCCAACGCG GCCTGTTTCTTGGGCTTTGAAATGGCATTAAAGGGATTGAACACGCTCGCGCCCAGCTGGTGA